A single region of the Gossypium arboreum isolate Shixiya-1 chromosome 12, ASM2569848v2, whole genome shotgun sequence genome encodes:
- the LOC108476545 gene encoding cinnamyl alcohol dehydrogenase 1: MGSLETERTTTGWAARDPSGVLSPYTYTLRNTGPEDVFVKVMCCGICHTDLHQAKNDLGMSNYPMVPGHEVVGEVLEVGSDVSKFRVGDIVGVGCLVGCCRNCRPCDSDNEQYCLKKIWSYNDVYTDGKPTQGGFAGSMVVDQKFVVKIPEGMAPEQVAPLLCAGVTVYSPLNHFGLMGSGLRGGILGLGGVGHMGVKIAKAMGHHVTVISSSDKKKVEALEHLGADDYLVSSDAEGMQKAADSLDYIIDTVPVFHPLEPYLSLLKVDGKLILTGVINTPLQFVSPMVMLGRKSITGSFIGSMKETEEMLNFCKEENLTSMIEVVKMDYINTAMERLEKNDVRYRFVVDVAGSKLDQ; the protein is encoded by the exons ATGGGTAGCCTTGAAACTGAGAGAACAACCACAGGATGGGCTGCCAGAGATCCTTCAGGAGTATTGTCTCCTTACACTTACACTCTTAG GAACACTGGTCCTGAGGATGTTTTCGTTAAGGTTATGTGCTGTGGAATCTGCCACACTGATCTTCATCAAGCCAAAAATGATCTTGGCATGTCAAACTACCCAATGGTTCCTGG GCATGAAGTGGTTGGTGAGGTGTTGGAAGTTGGGTCAGATGTAAGCAAGTTCAGAGTTGGTGATATTGTTGGCGTTGGTTGTCTTGTTGGATGTTGCAGAAACTGCCGACCATGCGACTCAGACAATGAACAATACTGTCTCAAGAAGATCTGGTCGTACAATGATGTTTACACTGACGGCAAACCCACCCAAGGTGGCTTTGCTGGTTCCATGGTCGTTGATCAAAA GTTTGTGGTGAAAATCCCAGAAGGAATGGCACCAGAACAGGTGGCACCGCTGTTATGTGCAGGGGTGACAGTTTACAGCCCATTGAATCACTTTGGTTTAATGGGGAGTGGGTTAAGGGGAGGAATATTGGGACTTGGAGGTGTAGGGCACATGGGGGTGAAGATAGCCAAAGCAATGGGGCATCACGTAACAGTTATAAGCTCATCTGATAAGAAAAAAGTGGAGGCTTTGGAGCATCTTGGTGCTGATGACTACTTAGTCAGCTCCGACGCTGAAGGGATGCAAAAGGCTGCTGATTCACTTGATTATATCATTGACACTGTGCCTGTTTTTCACCCACTTGAGCCTTACCTTTCATTGTTGAAAGTCGACGGCAAGTTAATCTTGACTGGTGTTATTAACACCCCTCTTCAGTTTGTTTCCCCTATGGTCATGCTTG GGAGAAAGTCGATTACAGGGAGTTTTATTGGGAGCATGAAGGAAACAGAGGAAATGCTTAACTTCTGTAAGGAGGAAAATTTGACCTCAATGATTGAGGTGGTGAAGATGGATTATATCAACACAGCAATGGAGAGGCTGGAGAAGAACGATGTTCGATACAGATTCGTCGTGGATGTTGCTGGAAGCAAGCTTGATCAATAG